The Augochlora pura isolate Apur16 chromosome 4, APUR_v2.2.1, whole genome shotgun sequence genome segment ggCCGGGACGTGGGAGCTGCGAGCGCGACTAGTCAAGTTCGAGGTCGACCAGACGTGCTTCTCGATATCATTGCCTTTTTTagttttctctcgtttcctgGCTGCAACGTTCTTCCTCCTTGCCACCTTGCGGCCTTCGCTCGCTCTTGACATGGCATTCAATGGAATACTAGATTTTTAATCCGTTCTCGTGGTGGTCGCGTGGCATAGTCATGCTTCGTTTGAATACTGagtcaaaagaaatattgcaGTAGACAACCGGTTTACTTTGACTTTATTAATATGCGTATTCTTTTGATATACTTGATTATTCCCATAAAGTCTAAAGATTCGACGAGTTCTCTGACATCTGGTAGCTGTGGCTTGACGAATTTTTAGACTCCATTTTCTCAGGAAGGAAACATCAAATGACAAAATGTTATTCATCTGTTTTAAGTCATTTTTAGATGTAGAATGCGAGAAACTCTGTATAACAAGTTCAAAAAGGAGCATCGGATTTTTGTTGCCTTAACAGGTGTCTTTAAATTCCTCAGCCTCTCGCCGAGTCTCCTGAGTAATTTCTAACACATTCCTGTGTACAAACTATATagagtattaaataaatcagtaggcagtggatttttattcgaaatagaCGTTTTCCAAGCTATcttaagaaacgaaaattcgataaaaataaattatttctttcaacgATTTTAACAATAAGTTAATACTGTAACGGTATTATTAAACTCttcttttcttataaatttataaaatgtactgTCTACTGATCAGAAACAAGCATCCCGCCCTAGGACTACTCGAACTCGCGAAATTGTTGATTGCACGTCTCGGCGACGTATCGATCGCCTTACATAATTATATCCAAGGCGAGCAAACGTCAACACATGTCCGACGTTTGAAATTCGAGAAGGTACGAACTTTCGGAGATTCTGGCTTGAAACGAGCCAGCTGTTTCAACATTGACCGCCGAGAGGGGGTCCCATAGACCCACCGACTCCTCGGCTCTCCTCCTGcgagaaacgaagaaacacTTGTGTCTCTCGACGCGTTCGGCTCCGCTTCCTCTCTTTCCCCGTTTCGTGGAGCGCGAAGGCTCGCAGAAGTCGCGTGAAATTTTTGGCGAAAAAAGTCGCAGACATTTTTTCCAGCCGCTCTACATCGTAACGAGGAGGCGCGTTTAACGTGACGAGGCCAGTCGGGAGGAGAGGAGGGCCGGAGAGAGGTggcgagacgagacgagacgaaacGCGAAGtctaataaaatcgataacgCGTGTGGTTCGCCTCCTCGCTCGAGGAGGCTTTCGCCGTTATTCCCCTCGGTGAGTGGTCGCGCCGCGATTCACcgggaattaaaattacaggcgtgcgctcgcgctcgcgcgcgcgttctcggCCGAGATATCGTTTCGCAAACGGtcggtggggggggggggggggtaccGGGACGCGCGATAACAGTCAGACGCCGGCTGCGAGGCGCGAGATTCTCTCCTCTCGCAGCTCCTCTCTCGCGGTTACTCTCAATCCCTTCTAGCTTCTCGCAGTTCCGCGCCGCATAAATCTCTCCCGTCGTTCTCCCTTTCGTATTACTCGTAAACGATCGCAACTGCATCCCGCAGAAAAGTCAGGTTCAAGGCTAACCAGATACTCAGCGCCGcgctcttcttcctcttccctCCTGGTCCTCGCCTCCTCCTTCGTTCTCCTCACCGCCTTCTCCCTCTGTTCATTCTCCTCCACGTTCTCcacctcatcctcctcctcatccCCCAGCTCATCCTCCTTCTCGGCGTACATTTAATATACGACACCGTGGCCGGGGGGCAGGACGGGGGAGACATGCTTACGCAATCCTTTCACCGTTACTTTGTTCGCCCTACCTACCGTTCGTTCCAGGAATCCCTCGATTTCAGCCTCCGAATCGATGCGATTTTGCCGAATTATCTCGGCGAAAATAatcgccggccggccggctaTACGCTCGATGAAAATACGAACTGATATTGAAGAGAGAAGGGGGAATATTTAGGGGTTCCGTTAGCAGCCGCAAAAATCGATTTCGTTGCGGGAAATTTATGGACAGATCGCAGATTTATCAGCATGTTATGAGGAGATTGCGGATATTATGCGTTTGTTAAATAACGAGTAGGTGAAATTTCACACGAGAGAAGTTGAGAGCATttgtgtattatttttcaacacgATACAggctttagaaaaataaagatatttctatttgatttgCGTTCGTTGGATGGAGATCGCTTTTATTTCGTAGGAAGGTCTGCGGTTATGGCAATGAAATGGCaaaaggattttttaaatattcataagaCTGTTGCTAGgattgatttttttcttttacagttccaaatattttcaaatatcctGAAAACTGAATTGGTAGATAAGACATTTTAactaagaattaaatattgatgactactatttaaaatgttcATCGCTAGTCTTAGTCGATGTCATATCGCCGTTcagacaaattacaaattttaaaaaatcgcgtTCCCCAAGAAGTTCGCGGACGATCACGGCGAAACACGTAGTTCGGGTATGAGTCATCGTCTTCCCACCAATTAATAGGAAATTTCGTTTGACGAACAGCCCGTCTCGGACGGTTTCACTTTTCCCACTATTCAAACAGCGTTCGTCCGAGTAGCCTGTCGATCGATCTCTCGCGTGCGAGGCGAGAGAGCAAAAAAATGGCCTGCTCGTAGAAAGTAAAAGGTGGTGTTGCGCTTTCGCAATTGTTTCGGCCGCGGTTCCATGTTTCCGAGAACATCGATAGCGCATACCGGGCGGGACGAGTGTTTTCTGAAGTCGATTCTAAAAATGCTTGCGGCGTTGGTCGCGCTTAAAAATAGCGGCGAGGGGAAAAAAACTGCAGCCGACTGCAAAGCGGACGGACGGGGACCCCGCGTGTCCTCGGTTTTTGGGGGAACGTCGCGAATCCGGCTAGACTAGCGCGTTTCCTGTCTGAGGAGGCACCGCCGCATACCTCCGTCTGTCGCGAGGCCGGGGAGACATTTTTCTAACGAAGTTTCCTTCTTTGCAGGTCTGTATGATGTCTGGCGCGGGTACCGAGAGCATGGTCGGCAACAGCCGGACCATGGCGAACATCAAGCAAGAAGTCGAGAATCCCACGACGCCTATCCAAAACTACCAGGTCTGCTCGCCGACCACCACTCTTCAACATCAAGAGGTATTGTTGATGGATTTAGGAACCGGGAAACTTTCGAATAGATTAAACAACCCTCCTCCGTAATTATATtgcacatatatatttattgttaataaatagtgTCTATGGTTACGAAGAAATACCTCAATTCTTACATGCGCCTGCACAACAGGTATTATTTTCTGCAACGGGGTTACACTTGTCCACGAAACTCGGGGATCGATAATGCTAGCTCGTCATAGTACGCTGGTACACGTGGTGTATCGGTAATGCCAAACGAAAGGACGATCGGTTTCGCTTGGCGTCGCCTAATCGACGGTGTCCGATAGCAGGATCGACGAAACTTTACCTTGTCGTTGTAACGAGTAACACCTTCGCCGTGATTTTAGGTGATCTGCAGCAAGATCGAGGTGTCGACGGATTACGTGGGCGGCGGGGGTAGTCCCGAAAGTCCAGAGATGCATCACTGTTCGTCGACGACGCAGCCCCTGGGTACACCCGAGGTACGACGTCGAAATTCTCTACGTTGTAATTGTTGTTCCGTCGTTCGTCAGttttacgaaagaaaaatctgtCTGGTTTTAGGAAGGCATCAAAGAGGAGGGCATGATACCCAGAAGGCTTTGCTTGGTGTGCGGGGACGTGGCTAGTGGGTTCCATTATGGGGTCGCTTCCTGTGAAGCGTGCAAAGCCTTTTTTAAAAGAACTATACAAGGTAAGAAGAGTTTCTTCgtacttataaatattctctttTGAACCGTTTTCCAGGTAGCACCACTCGATTGATAATAATTCCTCGGGACCTCGAGCTGCCCTTAACACTGCTGCGTTCTATGCAACGCGTTCCGGTCTCAAGGCTTGTCGAACATATCGCTTGGAGGCTTGCACGAAAACTCGTTTCGTCTAAGTGACCAAGCTACGtagaataaaacgaaacgagTAAATAGACCACTCCGTTTGTTTGTCAAAAAGTGTTTGTTCGACGGCAAGACGATTTGGAGCTTCTTACGAATGATGCATTGGTGCTACCTGGGCAAGGACCATGTATATTACGATAAAATAGCGAGTAATTTCACAGGTAATATCGAGTATACGTGTCCGGCGAACGGCGAGTGTGAGATAAACAAGCGCCGGAGGAAAGCGTGTCAGGCGTGCAGGTTTCAGAAGTGCCTTCGACAGGGCATGCTGAAGGAAGGGGTTCGGCTCGACCGTGTTCGAGGAGGGAGgcaaaaatatagaagatcCACCGATCCCTACACGCCGGTGAAGACGGCTCCATTGGAAGGTGATCCTCTTTGAATCCTGTTTTCGTGAAGTACATTGCTTTTAACCCTCGCAATACTGATGCAGCCCTGAAGAAGACAGTGCTGATGATCCTTTGCTTCTGTGACCGTTTTGAAACGGTGTCTCAAGGATAGATagatattattcatttttgcattgctaatcgtttaatttatacGCTTATCCTAATATACATAACGTCAGGGTCGAACTAGACCCCGGCACTGTATGGCGAGAGTTAATATTAGTAGATCTGTGTAGAATGCACCGTCAGCCACGGCCAGAGTGATTAAATCTGGACAATTTTGTTGTTTCTAGCAAACGTAGGGACAGGAGCTTCTAACGAAATAATAAGTAAGCTAACGGCTTCTCTCAATTTGTGTTAATGGATGGTCGAAGCGCGCGGTTCTCGTTGATCGCggcagaaatatttctcggtTTAAACGCGTGTCTCGTATTCCTCTGAAAACGTGGCGAGACTGAAACGATAAACGGTTTTATCTATTGCCAGATAATAAAATGCTGGAAGCATTGGCTGCTTGCGAACCTGACATGCTGCAAGTCTCTAATCTCTCCCATACTCTCGATACGGATCAGAGGATCCTAGGACAACTGTCGGACCTGTACGATCGAGAATTGGTTGGGATAATCGGTAAGTGAGGACATTTTCTAAAGGTATGTCCAAGCTGCAAAATAagactcgaataattcttaattaatacGGTGCTAATGATCGCAAGGTTGGGCGAAGCAAATCCCCGGATTCACTATGTTGGCTCTGAACGATCAGATGCGATTGTTGCAAAGCACGTGGGCTGAGATCTTGACGTTCAGTCTGGCATGGAGGAGTATGCCGAACAACGGTAGATTAAGGTTCGCCCAGGATTTCACCCTGGACGagcggctcgcgcgcgagtGTCACTGTACGGAGCTTTACACGCACGTAAGTAGCATTTTCAAATGTTCAATTTAACTTAGAAACTACACTGTTGCATCGTTATATACTAGTTTCCCGAACCATAATTGGCATTCAAGTCCGTTTTCAAAGTTTCATTCGGTTCTCACCCTGGGATTTGAAGTTAGATTGAAAACAAAGTGGATAAACTTCACCGCAACCTGGGACCCCTATGTTCCCCAAAATCTCTGCAATGTGTACGGTTGGACAATTATGTTCCGGAGCTGACCAGAACACCCCTACCGAATCTACGAGGATGTAATTTTCTTCTGTTTGTTCAGTGCATTCAGATCGTGGAGAGGCTTCAGCGGCTAGGCCTGACCAGGGAAGAGTATTACATGTTGAAAGCATTGATACTGGCGAACAGTGATGCGAGGTCCGATGAACCGCAGGCGCTTTATCGTTTCCGTGACGCAATACTGAACTCGTTATCGGATTGCGTAGCAACGGTGCGACCTGGACA includes the following:
- the Err gene encoding estrogen-related receptor isoform X2, translated to MDAWMYDVVCMMSGAGTESMVGNSRTMANIKQEVENPTTPIQNYQVCSPTTTLQHQEVICSKIEVSTDYVGGGGSPESPEMHHCSSTTQPLGTPEEGIKEEGMIPRRLCLVCGDVASGFHYGVASCEACKAFFKRTIQGNIEYTCPANGECEINKRRRKACQACRFQKCLRQGMLKEGVRLDRVRGGRQKYRRSTDPYTPVKTAPLEANVGTGASNEIINNKMLEALAACEPDMLQVSNLSHTLDTDQRILGQLSDLYDRELVGIIGWAKQIPGFTMLALNDQMRLLQSTWAEILTFSLAWRSMPNNGRLRFAQDFTLDERLARECHCTELYTHCIQIVERLQRLGLTREEYYMLKALILANSDARSDEPQALYRFRDAILNSLSDCVATVRPGQALRATQNMFLVLPSLRQMDGIVRRFWSNVYRTGKVPMNKLFAEMLEAAYYR
- the Err gene encoding estrogen-related receptor isoform X4, with translation MDAWMYDVVCMMSGAGTESMVGNSRTMANIKQEVENPTTPIQNYQVCSPTTTLQHQEVICSKIEVSTDYVGGGGSPESPEMHHCSSTTQPLGTPEEGIKEEGMIPRRLCLVCGDVASGFHYGVASCEACKAFFKRTIQGNIEYTCPANGECEINKRRRKACQACRFQKCLRQGMLKEGVRLDRVRGGRQKYRRSTDPYTPVKTAPLEDNKMLEALAACEPDMLQVSNLSHTLDTDQRILGQLSDLYDRELVGIIGWAKQIPGFTMLALNDQMRLLQSTWAEILTFSLAWRSMPNNGRLRFAQDFTLDERLARECHCTELYTHCIQIVERLQRLGLTREEYYMLKALILANSDARSDEPQALYRFRDAILNSLSDCVATVRPGQALRATQNMFLVLPSLRQMDGIVRRFWSNVYRTGKVPMNKLFAEMLEAAYYR
- the Err gene encoding estrogen-related receptor isoform X1; translated protein: MDAWMYDVVCMMSGAGTESMVGNSRTMANIKQEVENPTTPIQNYQVCSPTTTLQHQEVICSKIEVSTDYVGGGGSPESPEMHHCSSTTQPLGTPEEGIKEEGMIPRRLCLVCGDVASGFHYGVASCEACKAFFKRTIQASNFTGNIEYTCPANGECEINKRRRKACQACRFQKCLRQGMLKEGVRLDRVRGGRQKYRRSTDPYTPVKTAPLEANVGTGASNEIINNKMLEALAACEPDMLQVSNLSHTLDTDQRILGQLSDLYDRELVGIIGWAKQIPGFTMLALNDQMRLLQSTWAEILTFSLAWRSMPNNGRLRFAQDFTLDERLARECHCTELYTHCIQIVERLQRLGLTREEYYMLKALILANSDARSDEPQALYRFRDAILNSLSDCVATVRPGQALRATQNMFLVLPSLRQMDGIVRRFWSNVYRTGKVPMNKLFAEMLEAAYYR
- the Err gene encoding estrogen-related receptor isoform X3 — encoded protein: MDAWMYDVVCMMSGAGTESMVGNSRTMANIKQEVENPTTPIQNYQVCSPTTTLQHQEVICSKIEVSTDYVGGGGSPESPEMHHCSSTTQPLGTPEEGIKEEGMIPRRLCLVCGDVASGFHYGVASCEACKAFFKRTIQASNFTGNIEYTCPANGECEINKRRRKACQACRFQKCLRQGMLKEGVRLDRVRGGRQKYRRSTDPYTPVKTAPLEDNKMLEALAACEPDMLQVSNLSHTLDTDQRILGQLSDLYDRELVGIIGWAKQIPGFTMLALNDQMRLLQSTWAEILTFSLAWRSMPNNGRLRFAQDFTLDERLARECHCTELYTHCIQIVERLQRLGLTREEYYMLKALILANSDARSDEPQALYRFRDAILNSLSDCVATVRPGQALRATQNMFLVLPSLRQMDGIVRRFWSNVYRTGKVPMNKLFAEMLEAAYYR